The following coding sequences lie in one Primulina huaijiensis isolate GDHJ02 chromosome 2, ASM1229523v2, whole genome shotgun sequence genomic window:
- the LOC140959928 gene encoding zinc finger protein ZAT6-like produces the protein MALEALNSSAAAMPPVLTRRFDDFHDGTGPETPFRKGKRAKGQVSDDYCQSDEEYLAVCLVMLARSGGGAAISSAARPVSPEVKGENLPTDSTTATASASKPTEQSSAKAVTAQNQSYRCSVCSKSFQSYQALGGHKASHRIKPPAATTSSSDSNLSTSASIPASNVSSLNPTGRLHACSICHKTFPTGQALGGHKRRHYEGKIGNAVSKNTAGSKSVSASSDMTTSHGDGDSTAARRNFDLNLPPSPGLELNLMIGLGEVESSV, from the coding sequence ATGGCTCTTGAAGCTCTGAACTCTTCCGCCGCCGCCATGCCGCCTGTTTTGACTCGCCGGTTTGATGACTTTCATGATGGAACCGGTCCGGAGACACCCTTCAGAAAAGGGAAGCGCGCGAAGGGACAGGTGTCGGATGATTATTGCCAATCAGACGAAGAATACTTGGCTGTCTGCCTTGTTATGCTCGCACGAAGCGGCGGCGGCGCCGCCATCTCCTCCGCCGCCCGTCCCGTGTCACCAGAAGTCAAAGGCGAGAACTTGCCCACCGACAGTACTACCGCCACCGCCTCGGCCTCGAAACCGACAGAACAGTCTTCTGCTAAGGCGGTGACTGCCCAGAACCAGTCTTACAGGTGCAGTGTTTGCAGTAAATCTTTCCAgtcgtaccaagctctgggcGGCCACAAAGCCAGCCACCGCATCAAACCACCGGCCgccaccacctcctcctccgACAGCAATCTATCAACCTCGGCCTCCATCCCTGCGTCGAACGTATCATCTCTAAACCCAACTGGAAGGCTTCACGCGTGCTCTATATGTCACAAGACCTTCCCCACTGGCCAGGCTCTCGGCGGCCACAAACGCAGGCACTACGAAGGCAAAATTGGCAACGCCGTCTCCAAGAATACCGCCGGCTCAAAAAGCGTCAGCGCCTCAAGTGACATGACTACTTCTCACGGCGACGGAGACAGCACCGCAGCCCGCCGGAATTTCGACTTAAACCTCCCGCCATCTCCGGGACTCGAGTTGAACTTGATGATTGGTCTTGGAGAAGTAGAAAGCTCCGTATAA
- the LOC140969741 gene encoding probable amino acid permease 7 isoform X1: MDSIDDLDSSLLLHSNIPPLSSSAIMRVRHPHKKGTIWTALAHIITAVIGSGVLSLAWSMSQLGWIAGPLTMLAFASVTLTSALFLCNCYKHPDHNHGPHRNGSYLHAVWAILGKKNAWVCAIIVKINFIKVGIVYTITSSSSMRAIQRSNCYHNEGHKSACKYGNTYYMIIFGGVQIILSQIPNFRNIEWLSVIAATMSFIYSTIGAALGLAKVIENGEIKGSIAGNPASTPASKVWAISQALGDIAFAFPFSVIFLEIMDTLRSYPPEKITMKKASILAVITTTFFYLCCGGFGYAAFGDSTPGNLLTGFGFYEPYWLIDFANACVVLHLVGGYQVFSQPLFASVEQCFREKYPNSRFVTGDLKQISALRLNPLSLCFRTAYVAFTTGFSILFPYFNQVVGVAGAINFWPIVVYFPVEMYLAQKHIEHWTKRSVFLRVYCFVTLIVILYAFVGSIKGLIAARFS, translated from the exons ATGGATTCCATTGATGATCTGGACAGTTCACTGTTACTGCACTCAAATATTCCTCCTTTATCATCCTCTGCAATCATGAGGGTGAGGCATCCCCATAAGAAAG GGACGATATGGACTGCTTTGGCACACATAATAACTGCCGTGATCGGTTCCGGGGTACTTTCGCTAGCATGGAGCATGTCACAGCTCGGATGGATTGCAGGTCCATTGACCATGTTGGCATTTGCATCAGTCACCCTTACTTCTGCTTTGTTTCTCTGCAATTGCTATAAACATCCAGATCACAATCATGGACCTCACAGAAACGGTTCATATTTGCATGCTGTGTGGGCAATTCTAG GTAAGAAGAATGCTTGGGTGTGCGCTATCATAGTGAAGATAAATTTCATCAAGGTAGGTATTGTTTATACCATCACATCCTCCAGCAGTATGAG AGCCATTCAGAGATCGAATTGTTACCATAACGAAGGGCATAAATCGGCCTGTAAATATGGAAACACTTATTATATGATCATTTTTGGAGGAGTTCAAATTATCTTATCCCAAATACCTAATTTTCGGAATATTGAATGGCTTTCTGTCATTGCTGCGACGATGTCTTTCATATACTCTACCATTGGAGCCGCACTTGGCTTGGCCAAAGTTATAG AGAATGGAGAAATCAAAGGTAGCATTGCCGGAAATCCAGCTTCTACCCCTGCCAGCAAAGTATGGGCTATTTCTCAAGCACTTGGAGACATTGCCTTCGCTTTCCCATTTTCCGTGATATTTCTAGAAATAATG GATACTCTGAGGTCTTATCCACCCGAAAAGATCACTATGAAGAAGGCATCCATTTTGGCTGTCATCACCACAACTTTCTTTTACTTGTGCTGTGGAGGATTCGGGTACGCAGCATTTGGAGATTCCACTCCTGGGAATCTCTTGACTGGGTTCGGGTTTTACGAACCATACTGGCTCATTGATTTTGCTAATGCATGTGTTGTTCTTCATCTTGTCGGAGGATATCAG GTGTTCAGTCAGCCACTCTTCGCAAGTGTTGAGCAATGTTTTAGGGAAAAATATCCGAACAGCAGATTCGTGACAGGTGATCTGAAACAAATATCGGCATTGAGACTGAATCCTTTGAGCTTGTGTTTCCGGACCGCTTACGTTGCATTCACCACGGGATTTAGCATACTTTTCCCGTATTTCAACCAAGTCGTCGGTGTAGCAGGGGCGATCAACTTTTGGCCTATCGTGGTGTATTTCCCCGTGGAGATGTACTTGGCACAGAAACATATCGAACACTGGACGAAAAGGTCGGTTTTTTTAAGAGTGTATTGTTTTGTTACATTGATTGTGATACTCTATGCCTTCGTGGGATCCATTAAAGGGTTGATAGCCGCAAGGTTTAGCTAG
- the LOC140969741 gene encoding probable amino acid permease 7 isoform X3: protein MDSIDDLDSSLLLHSNIPPLSSSAIMRVRHPHKKGKKNAWVCAIIVKINFIKVGIVYTITSSSSMRAIQRSNCYHNEGHKSACKYGNTYYMIIFGGVQIILSQIPNFRNIEWLSVIAATMSFIYSTIGAALGLAKVIENGEIKGSIAGNPASTPASKVWAISQALGDIAFAFPFSVIFLEIMDTLRSYPPEKITMKKASILAVITTTFFYLCCGGFGYAAFGDSTPGNLLTGFGFYEPYWLIDFANACVVLHLVGGYQVFSQPLFASVEQCFREKYPNSRFVTGDLKQISALRLNPLSLCFRTAYVAFTTGFSILFPYFNQVVGVAGAINFWPIVVYFPVEMYLAQKHIEHWTKRSVFLRVYCFVTLIVILYAFVGSIKGLIAARFS from the exons ATGGATTCCATTGATGATCTGGACAGTTCACTGTTACTGCACTCAAATATTCCTCCTTTATCATCCTCTGCAATCATGAGGGTGAGGCATCCCCATAAGAAAG GTAAGAAGAATGCTTGGGTGTGCGCTATCATAGTGAAGATAAATTTCATCAAGGTAGGTATTGTTTATACCATCACATCCTCCAGCAGTATGAG AGCCATTCAGAGATCGAATTGTTACCATAACGAAGGGCATAAATCGGCCTGTAAATATGGAAACACTTATTATATGATCATTTTTGGAGGAGTTCAAATTATCTTATCCCAAATACCTAATTTTCGGAATATTGAATGGCTTTCTGTCATTGCTGCGACGATGTCTTTCATATACTCTACCATTGGAGCCGCACTTGGCTTGGCCAAAGTTATAG AGAATGGAGAAATCAAAGGTAGCATTGCCGGAAATCCAGCTTCTACCCCTGCCAGCAAAGTATGGGCTATTTCTCAAGCACTTGGAGACATTGCCTTCGCTTTCCCATTTTCCGTGATATTTCTAGAAATAATG GATACTCTGAGGTCTTATCCACCCGAAAAGATCACTATGAAGAAGGCATCCATTTTGGCTGTCATCACCACAACTTTCTTTTACTTGTGCTGTGGAGGATTCGGGTACGCAGCATTTGGAGATTCCACTCCTGGGAATCTCTTGACTGGGTTCGGGTTTTACGAACCATACTGGCTCATTGATTTTGCTAATGCATGTGTTGTTCTTCATCTTGTCGGAGGATATCAG GTGTTCAGTCAGCCACTCTTCGCAAGTGTTGAGCAATGTTTTAGGGAAAAATATCCGAACAGCAGATTCGTGACAGGTGATCTGAAACAAATATCGGCATTGAGACTGAATCCTTTGAGCTTGTGTTTCCGGACCGCTTACGTTGCATTCACCACGGGATTTAGCATACTTTTCCCGTATTTCAACCAAGTCGTCGGTGTAGCAGGGGCGATCAACTTTTGGCCTATCGTGGTGTATTTCCCCGTGGAGATGTACTTGGCACAGAAACATATCGAACACTGGACGAAAAGGTCGGTTTTTTTAAGAGTGTATTGTTTTGTTACATTGATTGTGATACTCTATGCCTTCGTGGGATCCATTAAAGGGTTGATAGCCGCAAGGTTTAGCTAG
- the LOC140969741 gene encoding probable amino acid permease 7 isoform X2, whose translation MQLQRGVGTIWTALAHIITAVIGSGVLSLAWSMSQLGWIAGPLTMLAFASVTLTSALFLCNCYKHPDHNHGPHRNGSYLHAVWAILGKKNAWVCAIIVKINFIKVGIVYTITSSSSMRAIQRSNCYHNEGHKSACKYGNTYYMIIFGGVQIILSQIPNFRNIEWLSVIAATMSFIYSTIGAALGLAKVIENGEIKGSIAGNPASTPASKVWAISQALGDIAFAFPFSVIFLEIMDTLRSYPPEKITMKKASILAVITTTFFYLCCGGFGYAAFGDSTPGNLLTGFGFYEPYWLIDFANACVVLHLVGGYQVFSQPLFASVEQCFREKYPNSRFVTGDLKQISALRLNPLSLCFRTAYVAFTTGFSILFPYFNQVVGVAGAINFWPIVVYFPVEMYLAQKHIEHWTKRSVFLRVYCFVTLIVILYAFVGSIKGLIAARFS comes from the exons ATGCAATTGCAGCGGGGTGTAG GGACGATATGGACTGCTTTGGCACACATAATAACTGCCGTGATCGGTTCCGGGGTACTTTCGCTAGCATGGAGCATGTCACAGCTCGGATGGATTGCAGGTCCATTGACCATGTTGGCATTTGCATCAGTCACCCTTACTTCTGCTTTGTTTCTCTGCAATTGCTATAAACATCCAGATCACAATCATGGACCTCACAGAAACGGTTCATATTTGCATGCTGTGTGGGCAATTCTAG GTAAGAAGAATGCTTGGGTGTGCGCTATCATAGTGAAGATAAATTTCATCAAGGTAGGTATTGTTTATACCATCACATCCTCCAGCAGTATGAG AGCCATTCAGAGATCGAATTGTTACCATAACGAAGGGCATAAATCGGCCTGTAAATATGGAAACACTTATTATATGATCATTTTTGGAGGAGTTCAAATTATCTTATCCCAAATACCTAATTTTCGGAATATTGAATGGCTTTCTGTCATTGCTGCGACGATGTCTTTCATATACTCTACCATTGGAGCCGCACTTGGCTTGGCCAAAGTTATAG AGAATGGAGAAATCAAAGGTAGCATTGCCGGAAATCCAGCTTCTACCCCTGCCAGCAAAGTATGGGCTATTTCTCAAGCACTTGGAGACATTGCCTTCGCTTTCCCATTTTCCGTGATATTTCTAGAAATAATG GATACTCTGAGGTCTTATCCACCCGAAAAGATCACTATGAAGAAGGCATCCATTTTGGCTGTCATCACCACAACTTTCTTTTACTTGTGCTGTGGAGGATTCGGGTACGCAGCATTTGGAGATTCCACTCCTGGGAATCTCTTGACTGGGTTCGGGTTTTACGAACCATACTGGCTCATTGATTTTGCTAATGCATGTGTTGTTCTTCATCTTGTCGGAGGATATCAG GTGTTCAGTCAGCCACTCTTCGCAAGTGTTGAGCAATGTTTTAGGGAAAAATATCCGAACAGCAGATTCGTGACAGGTGATCTGAAACAAATATCGGCATTGAGACTGAATCCTTTGAGCTTGTGTTTCCGGACCGCTTACGTTGCATTCACCACGGGATTTAGCATACTTTTCCCGTATTTCAACCAAGTCGTCGGTGTAGCAGGGGCGATCAACTTTTGGCCTATCGTGGTGTATTTCCCCGTGGAGATGTACTTGGCACAGAAACATATCGAACACTGGACGAAAAGGTCGGTTTTTTTAAGAGTGTATTGTTTTGTTACATTGATTGTGATACTCTATGCCTTCGTGGGATCCATTAAAGGGTTGATAGCCGCAAGGTTTAGCTAG